In the Streptomyces spororaveus genome, CTGGACCCGGGCAACGTGTCGGGGGCGGTGGGCACCCGGCTCGGCCCGGTGACCGTGCGGACCGGGGCGCGGAGCGTGTCGGTCGTCCCGGACGCGGCGGCCGTCGCGATGGGGGTGCGGGTGGTGGACGCCGAGGGACAGCCGCTGACCACCGCCGTCAACGGGAGCCGGCTGTACTTCGAGGTGCCCGCGGGCACCCCCGACGGGACGGCCTCGGTCACCGTCCAGGGCGCGACCAGGGTGCCGGTCGGCCGGGTCTTCACCGGCGAGCTGCCGGCCCACGCCCAGATCGTGGCCGGCTCCAGCGAGTCCACCGCCGCCGCGACGGCCACGGCGGTCTGGCCGGAGCCCCCGGTGACGGCGGTGGGCGCCGCCCCGGGCGACGACACGGGGACCGGTTCCGGCTCGGCGGCCGAGGTGCTGGGCGCGCAGTCCGGGGCCGCCCTGACGACCTCCCCGGACGACGAGCGGCTGGCGACCAGCGGCAGCTCGGCGGCCACCCCCGTCATCGCCTCCCTGGCGGTGGGCCTGGTGGTGCTGGGCGGCCTGGTGGTGCTGCTGCTCCGCAAGCGCCCGCTGGACGAGGAGGACGGGGCGTAGGACGCCCTGCCCGACCAGGTCACCCGCCCCCAGGGATGGGCCCGATGGGCCGGGTGGCCGCGCGGGCCGATTCGGATCCGCCGGCCGGGGTAAGGGCAGAAGATGGCTGATCAAGAACTGACGTGGTCCGGCACCTTCGGCCGCTGGGACCGTCGGCTGTTCGACGCGGTGGCCCGGCGGCACTGGCCCGGGGCCGACCGGGTGCTGCCGCGGCTCGGCCGGGCCGCGAACCACGGGGTGCTGTGGGGCGGGGCCGCCGCGGCCATCGCGGTCT is a window encoding:
- a CDS encoding thioester domain-containing protein; amino-acid sequence: MALLAAALATAPAAVAAADSGPVAPRSPEGASAVLDGLKTFGHAVLRSGDGSVRQIPAGLYEMRVDGGGTLQTYGVGVTGNAQPQARYTESGWSGSPLAGNSEAGRIRWVLEHSYPQLNDLAGLAKAAGAGALTAQSAAAGTQVAIWRLADGAQVEAADPAAEKLADYLQRAAGQLPEPPASLGLDPGNVSGAVGTRLGPVTVRTGARSVSVVPDAAAVAMGVRVVDAEGQPLTTAVNGSRLYFEVPAGTPDGTASVTVQGATRVPVGRVFTGELPAHAQIVAGSSESTAAATATAVWPEPPVTAVGAAPGDDTGTGSGSAAEVLGAQSGAALTTSPDDERLATSGSSAATPVIASLAVGLVVLGGLVVLLLRKRPLDEEDGA